TGTTAAAAAGCACATTCTACCGGCAGTTGAATAAAAGGGATGCAGCCGTTCAACCAGCGATTGATAGGATTGTGTATGCTGAAATGCTATGCTGTTTTTGACAGTGTGCACTGTACATTTTATTATCTTGGAGGGATATCATGCTCGACTTGCGTAGAATTGGAGCTTATATATCGCGGCTTCGCAAAGACCAGGATTGGACCCAACTGGAGCTTGCCGATCAACTGAATGTAAGTCATCAGGCGGTATCGAAATGGGAGCGGGGCGACTCGCTGCCGGATATTGGAACACTTCCGCAGGTTGCGGGGTTATTCGGCTTAACCGTAGATGACATTTTGAATGCAGGAAACCACGCAGACCATCGGGAGCACCCGCACATGGGTCGGATCGTAGAGGAGATCGCAGGGAACAGGCCGGGACAGGTTGCAGAGATGGTCAATGCGGGTAAGCTGGAGATGGAAGAGCTTGTAGAGGTAGCGCCTTTTGTAAAAGCAAGTGCCCTGCATAAGGTTACAGAGGGCATAGACAGCAGCGCCCTTACGCTAGATGTAATTATGCGGCTGGCCCCGTTCCTTGGAAGAGATACATTGGATGAACTGATTCGTCAGGTAGAAGAGGACACCTTGGGCTGGCAATCTATTAACTGGCATTCCATTCAAGGGCTGGCCCCATTTATTAGCAGGGAAACGTTAGACCGTCTGGTTGACCAAGTTGCAGATGGCCCTGTCGATGCGAACCGGATTATGAGCCTGGCCCCTTTTCTGGACAGGGATAGAATCGGGAAATTATTAGGTGAATTCGAAGCGGATCAGCTCAACCCGGATCTTCTGGCAAGCCTTGCTCCCTTCATGGATCAAGGGACGTTGAGCAGAATGGTGACAGGCTTACTGAATAGAAGAAGGTAGACAGCAAAAGGAAAATAGGCAGGCAAAAAAAACAGAGCACCGGCGTATCCTCCGCCATGCTCTGTTTTGCGTTAAATATGGGCAGTGATGCTACAGCCCGAGCGTATTACCCTTTTCCAGCCGCTGAATCTGCTGTTCCCCGTTATCTGCCAGCTCCCGGAACTGGATAATCGTCTCCCGCATCTTGGGGAGCGCTTCTTGCTTGTAGGTGCTGATCGAATCCAAGGCAGAGAGGACGTCGGTGAAGGCCACCTTCAGCGTATCGACCGAAATACTAGTTTCGAGCGATTGCTTGTGAATGGCTGCACCCTGCTCTTTTAGCATTCTGGAGGTGCCGCTGATCAGATTGTCGGTGGTCTGGTTCAGCAGCTCGATTTTTTGGAGGACGATCTTCTGGTTATACAAGGCGCTGGCGACAGTAACCGAAATTTTGAGCGCAGATACCGTAACATTTCGGGCTCTGTCGACTCCACGGATCAGTTCCTTGTTGTTGCGGATGACCACCTCAATGGCCATAATGCCCTGTTGATTGACCACGAGCATCTGCTGCAGATCCATTACCCGCTGGCGCAGCGGGAACAGGACCTCCTCCGTAATGAACCGCACCTTATCCTCATCTTCATTGCGCTGCTTGGCAGCTTCAATCTGCTTCTCGATTTCCTCATCCATCAGGATGCCGAGCTGAATCTCCTTCTTAAGCCGCTTGGTCAGCTCCCGCAGGGTCTGCTGTTCAATCTCCAGTGTCGTATTGTCATTCTTCAGCACGGCTTTGCCTTTATCCAGGGATAGAATAATATCTGAGATGACGGCATCGGCCTTTTGATATTTGGCGAAATAATTACGCAGGGGGTGGAAAAACTTGCCGAGGAACCCGCTTTTGGCGAAATCGACCGCGCTGGGGTCCAGATCCTTGAGCTGCTGATGCAGCTCGGTTAATCCCTTGGCGACCTGACCGCCTTCATCCCCGGTCTTGGACAGATTGCCCACCGATACCTGAAGCAGGGAGTTCTTCTCCGACGAGGAGCGCATGGTGCCCATCCCGAAGCTGTCAATCGACTGCAGCACGGCCTTGCGTTTCTCCAGAGACTCGAAGTCCAGCTCCAGTATACTGGAGACATTATTAATCGCCTGCTCCTTAAGCTGGGTGACTTCCTCCGGCTCCGGCTGGACCTGCTCCTCGATGACCGATTTCAGCTTCTCGGGGCTGGGAATTTCCATGGTGAATGACATATGAACCCTCCTTCAGAATATAAAGTCTACATTTGCACGTTGAGCAGGTTTCCGATTTTGTATACTACATCCTCTGTGTCGGCGTTAATATTGGCTGCCTCGTTGATGCTGGAGATGCTCTCCAGAGCCTTGATATTAGCGTTGTACCCGATGGTGTATACCGGAATCTTGTACGTCTCGATCAAGCCCCGAATATCATCCAGGGAATGGCCTTCGTTGGTCTCCCCGTCGCTAAGCACGAAGATCAGAGGCTTCATATCCGGGTTCACCGCCAGCTCATCCTTCAGCATCTTCATCGCAACCACCAACCCGTCGAAGGTAGCCGTGCCGCCCACAGGCTGAAGGCTGTTAATCGCCCCTACGAACATGGACTGCTGATTGGTATCATATTTGCCGATAGGCAGGTTGATAGTCACATCACTGGAATAAGAGACAAAGCCGATGCTGTTGTCCTTGCCGAGGAATTTCTGGCCCTTCAGCAGGGACTCCTTGAGACGGTTCAGCGGCTCGCCAGCCATGCTGCCTGAGACATCGGCTACGAACACTGCCGCAATCGGTTTACTGCCGTTCTTTTTCTCCTTCCAGAGCTTCTGGGCCGAGGAGAGAATGGAGCCGTCAACCGGTGCCAGTTCTGAGACATAGTCCTTCAGGCCGTTGAAGCCCTTGTCCGCAGCCGTCTTCTGATACTTATCCTGCTGGACAAATTCGCCGAACTTCTTAATGATCGCGAGCTTCTCCGGCGGCAGCTGCCCAAGTGCATACAATGGGCTGTCATGTCTTACCCCAAATGGGGTGAACACATAGCCGCTGGTCAAATCCTTCGCATTGACGAAGGTCTGATACTCAAGGACGAAGGCATCCAGCATGCCGGATTTGGCCGCTTCCCGCATTTGCAGGGTGGTGGAGGCGATGAAGGGCACGTTGGCCTGGAACTTCTCGAAGCCTTGAACCGCCTTGGCTCCGAGCAGATCCGTACTGTCGAAGGTGCTCAGCGCGGTGACCAGGAAGTTCAGCCCCGTTGAGCTGGCAAAAGGATCGGTGTACCCCATCGCCAGCTCATTACCCGCAATGGAATCGGTAATTGTCTTCACGTTGATCGAGCCGTATTTGTCGACCAGCTGATCGTATTTCTGCTTGCTCATTACCACTCCGGCCACGTTGCCGGTCAGACGCTTCGTAACCAGCTCGGCCTGCACGCCGCTGGCCTTAACCATCTCGCCCCATAGCTCATTAGAGGGAGTGAAGGCGTCAGGCACATATTTGCCGGACCGGATATAATCAGCGGCTGTGCCGGAAGCGATGTTGCGGATTTTGACTGAGGCCGGTTTGCCGTCTATTGTAATACCGGCAGCGTTGAAGTCTGCGGCGACCTCATTCAGCCAGCCGTCATTGCCTGTTCCGGATTTCTCCGTGGAGGAGAAAATCTCGACGTAGCTGTCCGTGGTGCTCTCAACGGAGATGGGGAACTTGGAGATATCGGGCAACGAATCGCCGATGGACGCCGGATCAAGATCAATCTGCCCTTTTACAGGCTCAGCACTGGTCACGTTGATATCCTTATAGATGCGGTTCAGTCTTTTGTCGGCGTCTTCGGCAGAGATTTCTGTCTTGGATTTGCCCAGATTGGACGTTAAGGTAATACCGAAATAGACAAGTGCGAAGACGGATGCGGCGATAATGCCGAGTATGAACAGTGTTTTGCCTTTCCTCATCGGTTCATCTCCTTTTCCTTACTGATAGAGTTTCGTCTGCCCGATCAGGGCGGTCAATTCCTGCATGCATGGCATCTCTTCCACATTGGTATAATCTGCGCTGCCCAGCTCGGTAATCTCCAGCAGCAGCTGATCCAGCTTCAGCAGAATTTCCTCATTGGCCCCGAGGCAGCCTTTGACATAAGAGAGATATTCATTGTATAGCGCAGTTTTCTTCTGAATCAGGGCGCTGGAGAATCGGCTTGACGCGTTACCGGCACTGAACTTGGCAAATTCTGAGGCATCGAACACACTGAGCTTGTTGAGCAGCCCCCGGATATTCAGATAAAAGAGCTTCTCGACCTCCGTAATGACGGAATGAAACTTGCGGAAGCTGAGCTCAGCCGGATCGAACCTGCGGCCCAGCACTTGGAGCAGTGTGGTCTTCTTCTTCTCAATCCGCTCCATCTGGTCGAGGGCGAGGGAGATATCCTCCTTCAGCACCTTCACATTCCGGTGACGGCCGAGGCCGGCAATGTAATCCTCCCGCGTCTCTAATTGCACGCTGACGGGCGTGGCAGCCGGAGGTCTGAAGAGCAAGGTGTAACTCCCGTATAGGACGACCAGCAGACTGATGATTAGCAGGGTTACTGCCGATGCCGTTTCCAGCGGGCTTCCGCCGATCTCGATACCGAGCAGGCCGGGAGATAGAACGATGACATTTAAAATTACAACTCCGGCAATCATGCCGAGGAGCTTAACGGGCCCGGATCTGTTCAGGATCTACACCTCCTTCAGTTATGTATATTTCGGTAAACCATGGGATCATTCATGCCTCCGGGTGATCACGCGGTTCCCTTCACAATATTACCCATCTCACATAGAAATGATTGGAATAAAGGGCGGTTACACACTGATACGCAGCGTAACTTGTCTTTGTTTCAAATTTTTACTTTATTTATTCATAGAGGGCTGCCCTTGGATTGCTGTTCATTACAAATAAATGGAAGTATAATAGGAAGGTTAACAGAATCTATGAGAATAAAGTAAATTACAAGGGGGAAAAGCCATTGTTACTTCGTAAATCAAAGCTTCTCATCGCATCACTTCTGATATTATCCTTATGCTTTCCTGCCGGCAGCGAGGCCGCTGCTGCGGTGCCCAGAGCTGTAAGTGTATCGGGCGGCTCTGCGCATGGAATTGCGGCTTGGAGTGACGGGACGGTAACAGGCTGGGGAGATAATAAGTTCGGTCAAGTCGGGGACGGGACAAGTATTAACCAATACATCCCCAGACAGGTGGAAGGTCTGAGCGGGATTGTGCAGGTGGCGGCGGCAGGAAGAGTGTCTTTTGCACTCAGCAGGGATGGAGAGGTATGGGGCTGGGGCCTGGACTACAGCAGCTATATTGAGAATGATCCTCTGTTGAGGTATCAAAAACGGGGAGGTCCGGTCAAGCTGGAGGGTCTTCGGGAAGTATCCTCCATCACTGCGAATGGTAGCCTCGGCATCGCTGTAAAAAAAGACAGGACGGCCACCCTGTGGTACCCTTCCTACGATCAGCCCGGTGTGCTTCCGGTGCAGATTCACTATTTGGAGCTCAAGGCAGTTACGGGGATTAGATCCGCCCTAATTAACGGTAACGATGCGTTGTTTCTTACTGAAGAGGGCAGTGTGAAGCAGATGAGTATTGTTAACACAGTGTATAACCGTATCCGCTTGGAGAGTGATCCGGTCAGTGTAGCTACGATTGCTTCATCCTCGATAACCGGTATGGCAGCATCGCAAGGTGAGCTGTTCCTGCTGCGCAGTGACGGCCAAGTCTTGCGCTGGAACAGGGGGCTTAAAGCACCATCTGCCGTTGCTGGCCTTAATAATGTCTACAAGCTGGATACCGGCTTCTACCGGCTGTTTGCCTTGAAGAGAAACGGAACGCTCTGGCAATGGAACTATAATTCTGGAGTGCTGGCTAAGCCGTATCAGATAAAAAAAGGAAATCAAATCAGCAATATTTGGGGAAGCAGTGGAACCTTTGGTTTTGCTCAGCACAAGGATGGGACGCTTCTGGGCTGGGGCGACCGCTTCGACACGGGACTTGCGACCGGGAGGGGGACAGTGACCAAGGATCAAGCTGGATATATCCTGACACCGGTCCGACAGCCATTGATGTTCTTCGTCAACGGTGAGCCGTTCTCATTCTATGGCACGCCCTCCATCAAGGATGACAAGCTGTATGTACCGCCGACTAGTGTATTCAAGGCGCTTGGCGTACAGGTAAGCTATGGGACATTTAAAGCTGATCCGAAATATGGAAATGATCCATTCACAGGCTGGTCTTTTGTATACGGTAATAACATCGTTCAGGTGAAAGTCAGCGATCCGCTCGAATTGTATATCAATGGCAAGAAATCAGACCGCGAATTTACAATGAACAGGCTGCCGGATTCGGCACAATTCCCGCTGGAGGCAATATGTGATCTTCTCGGTATTGGCTTACAGTGGAATAAAAGTACGGGTGAAGTAAGGCTGGAGAATTGAAAAGAAAGAGGTCTATCTTTCCTAAATTTCAAATTTAAAATAATTAAGGCTTGACGTCAGCTCACTTGGCGTGTAACATATGAACAGTCGTCAATCAGGCAATACTTCACAACTCTATATTGTTCTCGTATAACCTCGCAGCCATTCAGATGTCACAGGGCGAGGGTTTCTACAGGAAGCCTATTCTTCCTAACTACGATGATAAGGACCATGAACCAGCGGTCCCTGTCCCGGAGTTAGGATTTTTTGCGTCTGGCGGTCCTTGACCTTGACGCAACATGATTCAGATCAAAAGATTCAGGAGGCATAATCAGAATGAAAGATATGAAATATTTAATCTCCGTACTTGTAGGCGCGATGAGCTACGGCATTTTATCAACGATTGTTGTATTGGCCTACGGGCACGGTTACAAGCTGGGAGAGGTGGTCGGCACGCAGCTCTTAACCGGCTGTATTCTCGCCTGGCTGCTTGCGTTATATACCAAGCTCAGAGCGAACCGCAACGAGCGCAGCACAGCGAACGTTACAGCACCCGCCAAGGCGGTTCCCACCCGGCTGACCTGGAAGCATAGAGTGTTCTTGATGATGGCCGGTGCGCCAACCGTGGTTACGGGTCTGCTGTACTACCAGTCACTCCGGTATATTCCGGCTTCGCTGGCGATTATCCTGCTGTTCCAGTTCACCTGGATCAGTGTGCTGATTCAGGCGGTAAGCAAACGTCAGCGCCCAGACAAAATCACGGTGCTGACGCTGATCCTGCTGTTCGGCGGAACCCTGCTGGCCGCAGGTATTCTGAATCAGGGAGCTGCTGAGTTCAACCTGCTGGGGCTGGTACTCGGATTATTATCGGCAGTCAGCTATTCCATGTTCATTATCTTCAGCGGCAAAGCCGTTCCTTCGGCCCATCCGGCCTACCGGAGCGCCTGGATGGTCACTGGCGGCCTGGTGCTGCTGTGCATCCTGTTCCCGCCGACCTTCCTGTTTAACGGTATGCTATGGGGACCACTGCTGCTGTTCGGCTTCCTGCTGGGCTTGTTCGGCGCCTTCATCCCGCCGCTGCTGTTCGCCATCGGGGTTCCGCATATCGGCGGCGGCATGGCCGGTATTCTGGGCGCCGTCGAACTGCCTGTTGCCGTCTTAATGTCTTCGTTCGTATTGCAAGAGCATGTAAGTCTTCTGCAATGGACCGGAGTGGTGCTGGTGCTGCTGGGTGTGGTATTGCCTGAGTTATATAAGCTGCGGTGGGGCAATGGAAATGCCCAAGCCGTGAGTTCGTCATCGGTCTGAGTTCAGGCGGAGAGAAGAGGAGTGTTCCCTGTGAATAGGGGGCGCTCCTCTTTGCAGGTTGATAGATTATGTAAGCGCAAACATTTTTGTTGCCAAAAGTGAAATTAGGTGCTATTCTGAATTTGGGATTGTTACTGCAAAGGCAAAACCCAAAACATGGTCACGTGTTTTGGGTTTTGCCTTTCTTTATGTTAAGGGCCCTGCGGGACGCCGAAAGGAACCTTAACCCGTCTAACATCCTGTAAGCAGTGCCAAAATGAAATTCGGGGTAAAGGAGGGCAGCTTGGTTGATTATCGAGAAGATTTTCAATAACAATGCCATTATTGCCAAGGATTCAGGTAAGGATGAATTGGTTGTTATGGGACGCGGCATCGGCTTCAAGAAGAGCCCGGGCGATCCGGTGGATGTCTCTCTGATCGAGAAGACCTTTGTACTGAAGCGAAATGACGCGTCCGAGAAATTCAAGGCCTTAATGGCGGATGCCCCCGCCGAATATGTAGCCTTAAGCTATGACATTATCGAGTATGCCAAGCAGACGCTGAAGGCCCGGCTGAGCGATTATATCTATGTGACCTTGACGGACCATTTGACTCATGCCTTAAGGCTTCATGAGCAGGGTATCCGCAATCACAATCCGCTTCTCTGGGAGATTCAGCGCTGTTATCCGAGGGAATATGCCATCGGGCATCATGCCATGGGGATGATTGAGCAGTATACCCGTATCCGCCTGCCGGAGGATGAGGCCGGGAACATTGCACTCCATCTGATTAATGCGCAAATGAACAGCTCGGGCAACAAAATTGCAGACCTTACCAGGCAGACCCAGCAGATTGATGACATCCTCAATATTGTGAAGTATTCCTATAACAACGAAATTGATGAGCATACGGTCAGCTACGAACGGTTCATCACCCATCTGCGGTATTTTTTCCAGCGCTCGCGCAAACAGGAGTCTGAGGAGTCCGTGGACGATTTTCTGCTCAAGCAGGTGAGGATGAAATACAGGAAGGCGCATCACTGTGTGCTCAAAATTGAGAAGTATCTGGACTTGAAGCTCCTGGATGAAGAAATCCTGTATCTAACGATTCACATTCAGCGGGTAACGCAAAGACAAACTGAATAAAACCACTTGGATTGTTACTGGTCATGCAGGCGAAACCAAATCAGGCAGGAAGCTGCCGGGATGGTTTCGCCTTTTGCATATCATTCATCAGGAAACGGGAGGACTTACTATGAAATATGAAGCACTAGCCAAGGATATTATTAAGCATGTCGGCGGCAAGGAGAATATCAACGGACTCAGCCATTGCGTGACCCGTCTACGCTTCAAGCTGAAGAATGAGGCGGTTGCGAATACGGATGTGCTGAAGAATATGGACGGAATTGTAACGGTGATTCAGAGCGGCGGCCAGTACCAGGTCGTGATCGGAAATCACGTATCTGAGGTCTATGCCCAGGTGATGACAGCGGGCGGATTACAGGAAGGCGGATCTGAGACAGCCTCCGGCGAGAAAATGGGTCTGTTCAACAGCTTCATCGATATGATCTCCGGCGTATTCTCGCCGACCCTTGGCGTACTGGCTGCGACCGGGATGATTAAGGGCTTCACCGCCCTGTTTCTAACCGTGGGACTCCTCACCAAGGAGTCGGGGACCTACCAGATTCTGAATGCGCTCGGAGATTGCCTGTTCTACTTCTTCCCAATTTTC
This genomic interval from Paenibacillus sp. FSL H8-0332 contains the following:
- a CDS encoding helix-turn-helix transcriptional regulator — protein: MLDLRRIGAYISRLRKDQDWTQLELADQLNVSHQAVSKWERGDSLPDIGTLPQVAGLFGLTVDDILNAGNHADHREHPHMGRIVEEIAGNRPGQVAEMVNAGKLEMEELVEVAPFVKASALHKVTEGIDSSALTLDVIMRLAPFLGRDTLDELIRQVEEDTLGWQSINWHSIQGLAPFISRETLDRLVDQVADGPVDANRIMSLAPFLDRDRIGKLLGEFEADQLNPDLLASLAPFMDQGTLSRMVTGLLNRRR
- a CDS encoding toxic anion resistance protein → MSFTMEIPSPEKLKSVIEEQVQPEPEEVTQLKEQAINNVSSILELDFESLEKRKAVLQSIDSFGMGTMRSSSEKNSLLQVSVGNLSKTGDEGGQVAKGLTELHQQLKDLDPSAVDFAKSGFLGKFFHPLRNYFAKYQKADAVISDIILSLDKGKAVLKNDNTTLEIEQQTLRELTKRLKKEIQLGILMDEEIEKQIEAAKQRNEDEDKVRFITEEVLFPLRQRVMDLQQMLVVNQQGIMAIEVVIRNNKELIRGVDRARNVTVSALKISVTVASALYNQKIVLQKIELLNQTTDNLISGTSRMLKEQGAAIHKQSLETSISVDTLKVAFTDVLSALDSISTYKQEALPKMRETIIQFRELADNGEQQIQRLEKGNTLGL
- a CDS encoding VWA domain-containing protein, encoding MRKGKTLFILGIIAASVFALVYFGITLTSNLGKSKTEISAEDADKRLNRIYKDINVTSAEPVKGQIDLDPASIGDSLPDISKFPISVESTTDSYVEIFSSTEKSGTGNDGWLNEVAADFNAAGITIDGKPASVKIRNIASGTAADYIRSGKYVPDAFTPSNELWGEMVKASGVQAELVTKRLTGNVAGVVMSKQKYDQLVDKYGSINVKTITDSIAGNELAMGYTDPFASSTGLNFLVTALSTFDSTDLLGAKAVQGFEKFQANVPFIASTTLQMREAAKSGMLDAFVLEYQTFVNAKDLTSGYVFTPFGVRHDSPLYALGQLPPEKLAIIKKFGEFVQQDKYQKTAADKGFNGLKDYVSELAPVDGSILSSAQKLWKEKKNGSKPIAAVFVADVSGSMAGEPLNRLKESLLKGQKFLGKDNSIGFVSYSSDVTINLPIGKYDTNQQSMFVGAINSLQPVGGTATFDGLVVAMKMLKDELAVNPDMKPLIFVLSDGETNEGHSLDDIRGLIETYKIPVYTIGYNANIKALESISSINEAANINADTEDVVYKIGNLLNVQM
- a CDS encoding chromosome condensation regulator RCC1 translates to MPRAVSVSGGSAHGIAAWSDGTVTGWGDNKFGQVGDGTSINQYIPRQVEGLSGIVQVAAAGRVSFALSRDGEVWGWGLDYSSYIENDPLLRYQKRGGPVKLEGLREVSSITANGSLGIAVKKDRTATLWYPSYDQPGVLPVQIHYLELKAVTGIRSALINGNDALFLTEEGSVKQMSIVNTVYNRIRLESDPVSVATIASSSITGMAASQGELFLLRSDGQVLRWNRGLKAPSAVAGLNNVYKLDTGFYRLFALKRNGTLWQWNYNSGVLAKPYQIKKGNQISNIWGSSGTFGFAQHKDGTLLGWGDRFDTGLATGRGTVTKDQAGYILTPVRQPLMFFVNGEPFSFYGTPSIKDDKLYVPPTSVFKALGVQVSYGTFKADPKYGNDPFTGWSFVYGNNIVQVKVSDPLELYINGKKSDREFTMNRLPDSAQFPLEAICDLLGIGLQWNKSTGEVRLEN
- a CDS encoding EamA family transporter, coding for MKYLISVLVGAMSYGILSTIVVLAYGHGYKLGEVVGTQLLTGCILAWLLALYTKLRANRNERSTANVTAPAKAVPTRLTWKHRVFLMMAGAPTVVTGLLYYQSLRYIPASLAIILLFQFTWISVLIQAVSKRQRPDKITVLTLILLFGGTLLAAGILNQGAAEFNLLGLVLGLLSAVSYSMFIIFSGKAVPSAHPAYRSAWMVTGGLVLLCILFPPTFLFNGMLWGPLLLFGFLLGLFGAFIPPLLFAIGVPHIGGGMAGILGAVELPVAVLMSSFVLQEHVSLLQWTGVVLVLLGVVLPELYKLRWGNGNAQAVSSSSV
- a CDS encoding PRD domain-containing protein, with amino-acid sequence MIIEKIFNNNAIIAKDSGKDELVVMGRGIGFKKSPGDPVDVSLIEKTFVLKRNDASEKFKALMADAPAEYVALSYDIIEYAKQTLKARLSDYIYVTLTDHLTHALRLHEQGIRNHNPLLWEIQRCYPREYAIGHHAMGMIEQYTRIRLPEDEAGNIALHLINAQMNSSGNKIADLTRQTQQIDDILNIVKYSYNNEIDEHTVSYERFITHLRYFFQRSRKQESEESVDDFLLKQVRMKYRKAHHCVLKIEKYLDLKLLDEEILYLTIHIQRVTQRQTE